The DNA region TTACTGTGGAATATTGGAATATCTCTGTTCCAACAGAGGTATAAGGAGCTACATATTTCATATATACCCTGTTATCCAAGCTGTTTAGTAAGCAATTCAAAACACTCAGTTAGGCAAGTCTTAATGTCATTGTTCTTGCTAGTGTTCACACCTCACTTAGAATATTATTAGCTTATATACGTTTTTGGGAAAGACATTTAAATGTTTCATGAATTTCAGAATTAGTTGAGTACTTGAAAGTTGTAGTAAAGTATCTTCCTTAGGAGCCTTGTAGGAAGTTTAGAAAGTGTCCTACCATAGAAACATAAGTGACTGAACATATCTCTTAGGAAGACATACTGTCTCAGCTGAGCTCTCACTTTACTGTCACTTATTCCTAGATACTAACATCTCAATCTAAGACTTACAAGCTGGAAAAAATTCAATTCTGCTAGGAcatcccagagagagagagagagagaaagagagagagagagagagagagagagagagagagagagagagagagagagagagagagagagagagagagagaggcaggcaggcatgcaatGAAGTTTACAGTTGAgagagacaaataaatgaattggGAAGTGCTGAGGAAATGATTGAAGAAAATTTGGTTTAGAAGAGACATATTTACAGAGATATATGAGATGTAAAGGCTGACAAAGTAAATTCATTGTTGGACTCAGTGGTGGATGTTAGTCCCTAGAAATAAGTACGTTCTTTTAGATGGTTTGAAAACAAACATTGCAAATCATAGTAAGAATTCAGAATTAGGTAAATACCACAGTACAATCACAAAATAGTGAAAATCATGGGATACCTTTGAACATGTAGATACTTGGTGTCAGTTTCTAAACTTaccattttatttgaaataatgtATACTAATTCATTGTGCAAAATTGAGGCAACATAACATATAGTTAACTGAAATAAATTATAGCTGTGATTCTTAACCAGAAATAACATTAGTTAAATTACATAAGATTGTAGCTCAGGGGTAAAGCACCTGCAGTGCCGAAGATAATAACTTTTCATTCCAAGTCAAAGGCAAATGCAGTTACATTAACTGAATGGTTTGTGAGAATGTGTACATTTGATTTTTAAGTGAAGGTAATTGAGCTTATATTTTAATCTGTGATCAGAGATTGTACATATTCAGATAGCAGCATGTGAACTATAATAATGTTAAAGGTGTCCATTTTAACATAATTAAACCATGAGCATAAAAGGACaataatttgttttctaaaattataaaatgaggTACGAAGCTTTATTCAcctgttattagttttttttatatTGTGGCTTCTTAGATTACTGTATTATTTTATGGAGGACAGCGTCAACTGATGCCAATGTGCTTTATAAACACATTTACTTATGTCTGATTTATTTCAAAATGCTACTTTCTTTATACATTGTCtaggtttcattgtttttgttttcactttataTTTTAGAAGATTATATttacttaaataaaattataacattAAAAAACCTACTCTCTGGTCCTTTTGTGGTGAAGTTTATTTTAACCAAGTCTATTGTTTTGTCTTAGGACAAAGTTGTTGCTGTTCAGTTCTGTAACAATGGAGACAGGTAATTATCTGTAAACATGTTTGATGTGTTTTTCTACTATTTCCTTTGAAGTAGCTACTTGTAGATAGCAGCCAGTTATCTTCACAGCCCACTGCTGTCTTCAAAAACTTTACCATCTTTTCCAAATTCCTGATCCAGCAATAACCTTACTTTGTCAGTTCTTTTGTTGCTGAgtgcttctgtttctattttgctcttttcatttcttttccctgtCACCTTCATCAAGCATTTCATTTGACCAGCCCATCAGTGACAGATAAACGTTCATTTCAAAacctttatttaatattttctactCTGTGTATGGAACAAAATTCAAAATCCAATCTTGTATTCAGAACTCTGCAAATTGACTTTAGACCTGCATTCTTTTCTCATTGACTATTTCTGATATGAATCCATAGATCAAGTTTGATTTATACATTGTTCCTGTCATATctcatttattttatcttatcCATTCTTTTGCTCATACTTATTACATCATTCCTACCCAGAAATACAATTTTCCGTGCCTTCccctactttcttttcctttcccttgtatgctttctctctcctttcttcttttatcttttgtttctgttctccTTAAGTCTTACCTTCCTTTAAAGTTTGTGCCTCTTGAAGACTTTCCTGAGTGCTCTAGATTATATATTTACCTTGACTTCCTCTGGATGTGTATTATCACTTGTCTCTATCAGTTATATGAAACATACTCTCTGTATTTCTtaagttaaaaattatatatagaaCTTTCTAAAATTTTTGATCCCCAAATGGTAGTAATCTCCTCTGTCTAAAATTTGACCAATTatcataaatgtgtatatatgttgtaAAATGTTATGTAGTGgaccatgttttatttttagtatctATTTTCAGACAGTGAGTGATTACAGTAGATTTGCCTTTACTAACTAAAAAAGTAAATTATCATGGTAAAACTTTCAAATAAATTGGTTTGTTACTgctgggattttaactcagggtctagatgctgtccctgagattttttgcccaGGGCTTAGTGCACTCTcgttggagccacagctctacttacatcAGTAAGCCTTAACCTTGGCTTCAGTGCATTTTAAGATTTGTACTGCAACTGTATTTTTCATGCTAAAATAATCTACAGTTTTAATTTTTGGCTACTTTCCTTTAAGGAGAGATACATTATTTTGTCTTAATTTTGTGGTCAATAAAAGATGTCCAATTTAAATTAAATGTAATAACCATACAATAATGTATGGATGTACGTATATATCCACATCCATGGAGAGGCTTTCAAATTACTTCTTCAAAGCTAATAGTACTAATATCAAAACATGCTGGACATTGTGCAAATACAAAGATAAACCTGAACACTTACATAACTATAGTATTTGAATAATCTGTAAGCACAGAATTAAATATTTCAAGCCTCAACATAAATTTCACTTCCACTGGCATTATCTCGAACTTGTTATAGTTATTTGAAAGTGTATCTTTAAAAAGCTTTGTCCTGGGTGTACAAAATTAGatatacaaaatttaaaaggcatatgaaacataaaatatgtatgcatacatatagaaGACAAAATATTTTGATTTCTCTGTAAAAGAAGGTTATAggtcatttcacttttttttttcaaatttttattatcaaactgatgtacagagaggttacagtttcatacgttaggcattggatacatttgttgtactgtttgttaccttgttcactttttcttttttaagaatctTTATACTGTTTTGTTATTTGGCACTAAAAGATCTATCTCCCAATTACTAATAATCAaaggcaaattaaaacaacattaaaaTTTTTCCCTTTcagagtaaaaatttaaaaaacgaaTAGTATtgccaatttttgttttgttttgtgtgttttttttggccagtcctggggcttggtctcagggcctgagcactgtccctgggttctttttgccacttgagccacagcgccacttctggctgttttctatatatgtggtgctggggaattgaacccagggcttcatatatacgaggcaagcactcttgccactaggccacattcccagcccttgccagTGGTTTTGAGAAAGTAAAAACttgataattttttaagaataatcTTTCAAGAAACACTTTAGTGTACTACATTTCAAAAGTGTCTGAAAATGTGCCTGCCCTGACTCTGCAAATGTATGTCAGTCTGTACAAAGATATGTACAGAGATAGTCATTGAACATTATCTGTAATGTGGAAGATTAGAAACAATGGAATTATTGGCCTTTAGATTTGTTAGACATATTTTGGCACATCCATATACTtggaatatttattaaaattgatGATAGTTGTATATTTGTAAATAGAAACAGATATAAAACAAGAAGATAACCAGAGGGAAATGTTTCCAATAGAGGaaagcatatgtgtatatatacatttatttaataatGTTTGAATGAATAGAAACTAAAGTATAGCAATGGCAAAATTGTGTATggacaaattgtgtgtgtgtgtgtgtgtgtgtgtgtgtctgtgtgtctgtctgtgtctgtcttgtctgtctgtctgtctcgtgggccttgaactctgggtctgggtgctatccctgaacttatttgctcaaggctagcactttatatcactggagccacacctccacttcaggctttttggtggttaattagaggtatgAATCTTatgaaatttcctgcccaggctggcttttaaccataatcctcaggtcttagtgacctgagtagctagcattacagatgtgagctgtcagcacccagctaatattttcattttggggGATTGTAACTGAAGCATGATTTCTGGACCATAGGGTAACTATATACATTTagcattttaaaaactataatgAAAAGTGACTCTACCATTTAACATTGCCCCCCATTGATGTCTAAGGGTGATCATATTACCTTTtgataatcagaaaataaatgattCTCACTTGGAGAAAAGTAATAACAAGGCTACTTTAACTGTCTTTCCAGCTTAAGATTTGTTAGTGGAAGCAGAGATGGAACTGCAAGAATATGGCAGTATCAGCAACAAGAATGGAAGAGTATAGTGCTAGATATGGCCACTAAAATGAACGGGTAAGAATGCTTCTCAAGTGGTGTGTTGTCTTTCACATTGaattatatttaataatgaaCATAAAATATAGTTTTGCATTAGTTGATAGTTTGAACTTAATCAGTACACTTAAATTTGTATCTTTGTTCATCCTGTAAGTAAATTCACTTTTTGCCATTGGTtgatagaatggaaaaaaaattcaaatgaccTCTTTGCTAACGTCATACTCACAGATGCATTCCTTGCCTGTTTTCTATAGGTCATCTTTTGCTATCTATGTGTCCTGCTTTCTACATGTCATAGTATGTTTAACCTTTTCTAATTTACTGAGGATACCTctgtatattttgtatttttagcaTTTACAGTCACTATTGTATGTATACTTAATTACTATGCAATTTTGTCATTCTCAATGTTGGAAGGTAATGCTATCATCTCTTTTGTAACAGTGTAATTTCATTAGGGTGTGGCCCTGAAATTAATAATATTAGTACCAATATGTGATATTTCACTCCTTTTAACTGGCCACTGGTAATgaattttttgttagtcatgagtcttggaactcatggcctggacactgtccttgagccttttcacccaagggtagagctctaccactttgagccatagcgccactttcagttttctggtggttaattggagatatgttaCTTTTTGCTCGGGATTGCTTtgattcatgatcctcagatatcaacctcttgatagttaggattacaggtgtgagctgccaatgCCCAGCTGTTAATATATTTCAATTAAATTTGAAGTTAATTGCATTTCTCATTACTTTTTCATAAGGTCTATAATGTTTTTAAGGTAGTATTTACAGTAATAAATATGGGTACTAGTACTTATACTGTCCAGTAGTCAAtatgacttattttatttttcaagatattttagtttcttttgtaTTGTTACTATTTTTGTGGTTTCAAGTACCTGTACCTACTACATGTTTGTTATATTGTGTTCTTTTGTTTACTTTCTGAAATATTATTTTGGGGATTGTTGTATTCAGGTACTTTCAAAAATGACAATAGTACTTAAACATAttgcttgttttttaatgtaaatcAATTGCAAACTCCTTGAAAACTTTGAACATAATTTGCTGTTTTTGTATACAACTTTGTTAAAAATTTACAATATATGGACACTTTTTTTAGGAATAATTTGCCATCTGTAGAAGACAAAGTCACTAAATTAAAGGTGACTATGGTTGCCTGGGACCGTTATGATACCACAGTCATTACCGCAGTGAACAATTTCCTTTTGAAAGTGTGGAATTCTGTCACAGGGCAGCTTCTTCATACTTTATCTGTAAGTATTTTTTTGGTGCAAGACTGGGACTCTTGGTATCtgttgcttttgctcattggctggcattctacaacctgagctatacctccaaccccaagtttttaatttttaagagtcATTAAAATGGTCACACAGAGGCTTGCCTACTGTGTTTGAGGCACTGGGTTGAACTATAATGCTGaggaaaagaaattcttttttttttttcaccagtctaGAGACTTTATTCAAGGAGCACCTTGCAGGGGCTATGCACAAAACACATATTCACTAAGTTCAGATGATGGCAAAAAGCTCTGCACACAGGTAGAGTTCCACATTCTTAATGTATCAGTGTAATGGATTTCAACTGCAAGATAAAAGGTCTTTGTACACACTAGACAAATCAGGAAGTGGAGAACATCCAGAATCTGGGGGAAAAATAGattaggaaaggagaaagggaacaatgtgctggtggctcacatcctcgtaactcaggaggctgggatctgaggacggtggttcaaagcctgccagggcaTAAAAGTGGTCTACagtgagtgcttgcctaacactgGAGAAGCTGTGGGTGCTATTCCCAACAtcaccaaaataaattttaaggtaCTTTATTGGAACATAATATCCAATTTCTCCTCAGTGAATTTTATTCCAAATAAATCATAATTTCCATCCAGAATATGATTCCAAAGAATGTTCTGCTTCATTTTGCCCTTTGAAGAGGGCATGGCAATACAAACATCTCCAAAATGCCTCTCATCATTCTCAGAAATGGCAGTTCACTCATTGAAAATGCTTTTCCATTTTCAACTAAGGTGAGATTTGTTAGGAAATCTCTGTAACAACTTATTCATTTTGTGAGGAAGTAAGCTCCTAGAATCTCCCAGGGTGTCCTGGAGTGTTTTCATCTTTCCTGCTTCCTGAGCCCTCGAGGCACAATCCAAGAAGTCCTGGATCTCTTTCCCGCACGCCTCGTCGCGGAATTCGTTCTTCTTCCAGCAAGCCATCATCACCGACATCTCCGTGATACACGTCGTCTCGCCCTTCTCCCGGCGCCGTTTTCCGACGCGATTAGCTAGGATAAGCAGCTTGTTAGGCTTCAATACCGGTTTCCGCGGGTTCCCAATGCGCACCAGGCGGCCCCGGAGACTGGGGGCGGCCATTTTGCATTTTTGGAAAAGAAATTCTTTAAGGCTGTATGTCTATAGTCCCTGTAGCTGAAGTGGAGGATCCCTTGAGCTCACGAGTTTGATACCAGTTTTTGCAACACAGTGAGGCCTTGTGTCAAAAAAAAACTGATTAAGATTTGCATTATTCTATAAGGTAGGAAATTGTTAAGTTCTGGTCTTTATATAGGCTTTAATATACTGAAAGAGAAGCATAAAACATAAAGCGTTGACTTTTTAGAGCAATGTCCAGTTTTTCAATTAGATAACATCTTAAATGGAACCCACAGGTAGTTACAGAGCACAGATACTATGCTTTGTCATTTGAGTGCATCATTACCCCCCCCAAAGTTCAATTTGAATAGCAATGATATAGAATGAtgtatgaaaaataatgaaattttgaCTATTACTGGGATGCTAGTGAAAAATTGTTACATTTTTAGTGGCCTTTAAAAAATAGCAGAGTCCTAGATATTCAAATAATATTAAAAGGGCTTAGTTAATAAGCTTAAATACCTTTCTACCTTTTCTATGGCACAGTTTAAAAATCAGTTACAGATTTGaggaatgctaagtgaaatacatTGTTCATGCAATACCTGCATAGTAAATGAAATGCTATTGAATTGGTATGTATAAATTCATTAAAACCAGGATTTATATCACTCCCAAGGTCTTTTGAAGAAGCAACCCATATATTCTgtgctacttttcttttttaatatttaatttttattctagggGCATGATGATGAAGTATTTGTTTTGGAAGCACACCCATTTGATCAAAGGATCATACTTTCTGCGGGTCATGATGGGAACATTTTCATTTGGGATCTTGACCGTGGGACCAAAATTCGGAATTATTTTAATATGGTAAGAGAAACCTATGTTTAATACCTATTAAAGTGACATGCTTTAGAGCATAAGAATATTGAAAGTATACCTGATACAACTTCTTGACATCTATGTTTAAGTTGGGAAACTAATTCAGAAGTGATTCAGTTTAAGTATTTGGCCAGTGTAGAATCTGGCTTTTCATGGTAAAAGTGCTGTTAGCATTTCTCAAGTTCTGCCTGTCCCAACTTTAATCTACTTAAACTTAAAATGATTAACTTTAGATTTAGTATCTGACCAAAGCATCATAAAAAGATTAATGCCTAAACTTTATGAAGTACTATAATACTTTTATTTGCCTCTAGTAAACCCCATATTGCTTAGTAGTCAGAAAGTTATTTGGGAAACATTGCTTTGAAGATAAGGATGTTTCTAACAGCCTATTTCATAGCAATCATAGGAAACACTGAGCTATTTCCTTTCAGTAAAACATCCTTTTATGGTGAGGAAAATacttatattttctatatttagtaCTAAGCATTTCTAAATGTTTAGTTGGCTTTTAAGCTCAGTTCTATAGACTTTGTTTTACCCACAGCATCTATAAAAGTGACTTTTGTGTTGTAATTTTAGGATGAATATTTTGAGACTTAATTGCATTACAGCTTAAGATATATAGCTAACACCTTGATTTTGCTAAGTAACACTTTTGTCAGTTTGGTTGCATGTAGGTCTTCTTAAATCTCATTCACTGATTTTCTCTATCAGGAGATGTGACATTGTTAGCTGTAATTCATTGCATCCATTGCAATTTGAGTCTCTCTAATTTCTTTGAGAGCTTGACTATGTACTCTACAATTCTTTGGTTACTGAAATCAGAGAGTGCATTGAACTTGATGCCTCACAGAATCCAGGGGTATTAGGAAGAAGTTAGCACCTGCTTATTATTTGAGAACTACTTTTAAGATAACTTAAAAAGACTCTTCCAAATTTCAGATTGAAGGCCAAGGTCATGGTGCAGTGTTTGATTGTAAATTCTCGCCAGATGGAAACCATTTTGCCTGCACAGATTCTCATGGACATTTGCTGCTTTTTGGTTTTGGATGTAGTAAATACTACGAGAAGGTCAGTGTATTTCATTTTCGTTGTCTATAATTtgggttgttattattatttacaaattTCATTTTAAGTTTTCCAGTTCATaatgttttttggccagtcctggggcttgaactctgtgcctgagcactgtccctggcttcttttggctcaaggctagcactctaccacttgagccacagcaccatttctggctttttcccccctatatatatagtgctgaggaatcaaacccagggcttcatgaatgtgaggcaagcattctaccactaggccatattcccagcccttaataaaCATTTTTGTGTCATCAGTAGACATGAAATAAAATCATCTTGAGAAAGTATTTTGTTCTTACCAGAAAATCAAACATGGCAGGAAGAGTCACTGTTGAGGTATGGGATGATACATACAAGGTCATTAGGAATTTGTTTTGCTTAGAACATATGCTCTACTACTAGGTTGTATCTTTTCCTTATATTATAAATTGGGAATTAACAGCTGGTTACTGGATAATGTACATTTTCTTGGTTGGCCAGTAAATCCTTTGGAAGCCAGCATAGTCAGTCCTTTATACCTCATTTGCTGTGAATTTGGGATACATTGTAGAATCCTAACAGTGGGAAGAGAACTGAGAAGTATTAACATCAGCTCCATGTTTGGATCACCTTTGAGTGTCACTGATGTGATTGATTGACATGTATCACCATGTATATTTCAATTATCCtcatttgagtaaaaagaaaaactatagatTTCTATGGTTTTTACAAGTTAAAATAGCCTACTtttagctgagcactggtagctcatgcctgtaatcctagctactcaggaggctaagatctgaggatcacagttgaaagccatctTGGACAGGACATTCCATGAGTCTCTGATCTCCATTAAACTAAAAAACACCAGACTATGACTCTAGTGttaagagttcttgccttgagcaaaacaagctcagggacagcacctaggtccagagttcaagccaggactggggtgggaggagggggaaaagtaaACTAATTCTTACTGTTCTGATTACAGAAATAGGATGTGGGACCAAGTGTAGAATTTTGTAGGTTAAAAAAATTACACAGTAGGTAATTTATTTGCACCCGGAGGGAACATTTTGCAATGTAAGACTATGGGAATGCAAGTTGTCTGTTTGAAGAAGTTTGTGCTCTAGAATTGAAACTGTCCAGTTGATACTTTGTAtatgttaaatataaaaaaaattgtatactAACAATTTAACTATAGATTCCAGATCAGATGTTCTTCCACACGGATTATCGACCTCTCATCCGTGATTCTAATAACTATGTATTAGATGAACAAACTCAACAAGCCCCTCACCTTATGCCTCCTCCTTTCTTGGTGGATGTTGATGGAAATCCTCATCCTACAAAATTTCAACGGCTAGTACCAGGACGGGAAAATTGCAAAGATGAACAGCTTATACCACAGCTGGGTTATGTGGCTAATGGTATGTTATCTcaaaagtgaattttaaaatattatataagctATTAGACTTGCTGCTCTTCTATGACATTTTCTAAACCATGAACTAGTCTGTAACATGTTTTACCTATAGCTCATATAGGTTTTTAGAATAAACGAGTATATTAATCAAAAAGCATATTGACCTAAGTTTTTTCCCTTAGAAAAAAAACTTACAAGATATATGTTTGTTGCTAAGTGTTAAATATAGTGCTTAATTGTGATGGTTAAATCTGTCTCTAGTGTATCAAatatttgatacttttttttttttttttttttggccagtcctggggcttggactcagggcctgagcactcttcctggcttcctttttgctcaaggctagcactctgccacttgagccacagcgcctcttctggccgttttctagatatgtggtgctggagaatagaacc from Perognathus longimembris pacificus isolate PPM17 chromosome 28, ASM2315922v1, whole genome shotgun sequence includes:
- the LOC125343359 gene encoding coiled-coil-helix-coiled-coil-helix domain-containing protein 1-like produces the protein MAAPSLRGRLVRIGNPRKPVLKPNKLLILANRVGKRRREKGETTCITEMSVMMACWKKNEFRDEACGKEIQDFLDCASRAQEAGKMKTLQDTLGDSRSLLPHKMNKLLQRFPNKSHLS